The Kryptolebias marmoratus isolate JLee-2015 linkage group LG1, ASM164957v2, whole genome shotgun sequence sequence tgaaaatgtctctttttgtttagaAATGGTAACATTGTTCTTGGTACTGTTTTTGCACATGGTTAtacaaagttaaacaaaatcttttacGTTGTTTTACCAAACTAAGTAACTTGATTGTATGCCCTCCACCAGCTGCAGCAAAACTGGACTCTTCAgtctgaaaattatttttacaacataATATGTGCCTATTTCTGAACAGTCTCCATTAAATGAActtgataaaaaagaaaaaaacatcttacaaAACACATTGAAACAACACTAATTCCACTACAAccatgttcattttgttttttgtcatgttttttttcctagacTGAGAAAGAATAATGACCAAAGACATGAAAAGAAATGCAGAACAGTGTGGAAGGGAAGTGAAAAGGGACAAATTTCACCAGTTTATGGCTACAGCTGCTGGTAGTATCGAGAACTCTGCTGGGCTTTCTCCTGCCTGGGTCTTTTACTGGCTTTTGTCGAGTTTCCTGAAAAGCCGCTCTGTCTTTGTGAGGTCGTGATCCGGTTTCTGACGTAGTCCTTCACACCTTTCCAGGAGCGGTTCCTCAGCGCATGCGGCTCGGCAGTTAGACACCGAACACAGTCGTCTTTCTGAGGCAGCCTGTACTCGCTGATGAAACTCATCATGTGTTTTTCTACGGCCGAAACCTCTGCTTCATCCCATTTATGCTTGGTTTTAGGATGCGAGGCTGCAGcggctgtaaaaacaaataagaatgGATGAGTTACGCGtcaaagcaacaacaaacacatccaGAGTCTGTCTGCTAATGAGCCAcagaaatatttaccttttcctCTTAATTTGACGGTTTTAGGAGAAGCAGTCTTGCCGTAGCTTGTTGTCACTTCGTTCACTTGTTGATTCAGATGTACTGATCCGAAGCTTGAAGTTGAGTCCACACTCTGATGCTCTGTGGCAACTTCCTGTCTGTTGGAAGGCTGGAATCTCactgaagaaaagaacaaaaacaaagaaacgatCAGTTTGCTTGAAGCTTCGATTATCGACAAACGACACAAACAGCTGCTACCGGAGCTCTGCGGCGCTTCCTTCTGCCTGGGCCTCTTGCTGGGTTTTGGCGGGTTTCCTGAAAGGCCGCTCCTTCGTTGCAGCGTCGTGATGCGGTTTCTGACGTAGTCCTTCACACCTTTCCACGAGCGGTTCCTCAGCGCGTGCGGCTCGGCCTCGAGGCAGCGAACGCAGTCGTCTTTCTGAGGCAGCCTGTGCTCCTTAATGAGACGCATCAGGTGTTTCTCCACAGCGTGGACCTCTGCCTCGCTCCATTTAGGCTTGGGTTTGGGTTTTAAGCCTataaggggtaaaaaaaaaagaagaagaaatgagtTTAAACCACTTTATGTGATTACTGAATAAAACCTAACAGTCCATCTTTAATGATAATCGTatgcttcttttctttgtcactAAATCAAAGATCCTATTCCTCAGCTCTCTGATCTGTGTAATCTTTACAGAAATAAGGTGAGGACTGTCATGTTAATGTTCAAGAGTCGAAGTAAAGTTTCTAAATAAGGAAGTGAAGAGATTGAAACATAAAGTTTAAGATCAACAGCTAGTGACACAAAAAGATCCAACAAAATGAAGTACACACATACGCACCACTGTTCAAGTTTCTattgattttttgtttattttactttgattttactGTCTGAGTTCATTTTATTAATCTCAACTTTTTGATTGTTTGGTTAATTATGctgtattttgtgtattttacttCACCTGtcctgcttttatattttaaactttgtaaagcactttggtcaacgagagttgttttataaatgtgccacagaaataaactttgattgattgattaattggTTATTTGGTTTCCACGTGGCGCCCCTCAaaaatttgtttgttaattaTCATCGGCAGTAACTACCTTTTTCTCTGGCTTTGTTAGCCCTGGGAGCGGCAGACTTGGTGTGACTTGTTGCTCCTGGGGCTCGTTGACGATTAGGAGTTCCTGGTTCCAAACCCGAAGTGGAGACCACGCTGTGATGCTCGGCGGCAGCTTGGTCGATAGAGGGTTGCGATCCcactgtgggaaaaaaaaacgaggcAAACTTGACTTAAAAATGACCATTTTGTTTggagctgctgcttttgtttcttcagaagATGGAGAACTCAAGACGTTCCATCTACAGCTGTTACCAGAACTCTGCTGTGGTTCCTTCAGCCTCGGCTCGCCATCCTTGGAGGAGCCACTTTGTCTTTGCAGAGTGGTGATCCGGTTCCTGACGTAGTCCTTCACACCTGTCCAGGAACGTTGCTTCAGAGCTCGTGGCTCAGCCTCGAGGCACCGAATGCAGTCGTCTTTCTGAGGCACCTTCCGCTCGTTAATGAACTGCATCAGGTGCTTCTCCACAGCCAGAATTTCTGATTCCTTCCAtatatgtttggttttgtggtTCGAGTCCGAGTCTGAAGGGAAGAAAAGAGATTAATTTGGCTTGTCCAAGGTCTCTACTGTTCCCACTGTCTTGTAAATGATGACGATGATGCACTGGATCAAAGCTAAAACTTCATGTAATCtacaattattacttttttcagCATGGTGCCCTGATAAAGATAGTATTTTGCTGTGAATTGGCGCTACATAAACTTAACTAAGTCCTGAAAGGAAAGCCACTTGGGCACAGATTCAACCGTTCACTCAACCTTTGAGAAATCTGCATTTAAAGTTAACTTTTATAAATTACGAGCAGATCTATACATATACAGCTGAATTACCTTCATGGCCCATGTCAGTATTTTCACACATGTTGTTCTGCAGCAGGGCTTGGATCTGATTATCAGGGCCAAAGATCTGCCTGGCCTCGTTTTCATCCAGGTGAATCAGCTGTAGCATCGTTGTAAAATGTTTCCGAAGCTTGACTGACGTCAGGGCCGCGGGGTTCTTAGCTCCGCATTCTTTAGCGTACCTCTGGACACAGTGGGACCCACGGTAGGCGGATAATACAAACGGCCGGGCAAACACAAACGGGTTGTCGCTGGGCACCCCACACGTCTCGCGGACGTTTATCAGAAGCTCCATCGCCGACTCAAACGAGGGCTTGAGCAAGACAGGGACCATCCTCCCACAGCTCCCCCTGATGTCCACTCTGCTGAAGAAACCACACAGGGTTCTTTCCAAATTCGAGACAGATACGTCCATGTCATCGAGCACGCCTGATCGTTTCCGCAACATGAAGGCCTTGATTGGAACCCCAGCGACCTCTCCAGATTTCCTCCTGTTGAAAGCAATCACCTGAGCCAGGACTACGGTGGCCAGGGCAGCGTAGTTTTCTGCACAAGCGTTCTCTCTGAGCTTCTTCACAGCAAGCTGGTAAACATTCTCCATGTGGTGGTACAGACATTTCACATCTTCGGCAAACGGCACGATTTTCTCGTTTTTCCTCCTAGTTTTCCTCATGCCTGTTAAAGCACGTGAAGAAATGAGCCGCTTCCATTTCTTGTCATGCAAGGAGAGGAAGGTTTCGCATGACTTCTGGACTTTGGCGTCACCAGAGTTAATGGCATTGTGCTGAACAATGCCACAGATCTTCTTCAGGTTGTAGCCGAGCTTGTACGCCAGCGACGGAAGGTTGTACGTTTTCTTTTCCGGGTCATACCCTGCTATGACTTTCACAGCAGACACCACATGCCTGAAGTTTGAGGGGTCTAAGAAGTCCTCCAGGCTCTGCATAGGCGTCGACTTTTGAGCCTCGAGCACGAGCCTCGCTACATGTCGAAGGTTTTGTCTTAAATATTCGTGCCGCTTCACATTGTGACCAATCTCGTTCAGCATGTGCTCCCCGAACTGCACAATAATTCGGTCTTCCATGATAATTTCTGTCACCTCATCATATATCATCCCACCGAGGATGTTCTTAAACTCCTCGCTTAGGTCGTCGCAGTTTTTCGTTAGAAGCGCGCACTTCGACATGATGCgcttgttttttatctttgtttcatcTTCTGTCTTCCCTTTCTCAGGACACCTTTTGATGTGGCCaattaaagatttctttttatagAGACCGAGGCAGTAAACACAGGGAACGAAGTCTATTGATTTTGCCGGTTTTCGGGGTCTTACTCGTACAGCAAGTTGtccgtttcctgtttttaaaacatccttATTATGAGCAAAGTTTCCttcatttattagtttttcccaaacttttttcctttctcttgaATTTGCAGGATACTGGAATGCAATGGCAACTTTGGCTTTGTCGCTGTGTAAGTTTGTGAGATGTCTCGACATTTTGGTCACGGGCTTCGAACAAAACAAGCAGTAATTCCTCTTGTAGAAATGCCCTTCTTTCTGATTTGATTTTGGTTCCACCATGGCTTTCGAGAGcttcttctggtttgttttgtgcGTCTCTTCTGGAGGAGAAGCATTTTTCTCTTCAGACAGAGGATCTTCTGAttcttccttgtttttctgcGTGGTTGGGCTCTCATTAGTGGGACTCTTGGAACTGCTGTCACTGAGATAATCCTCAGAGTCGCTTGCACCCTCGGATTGACAATCTGACACACTGCCGTCACTTTGACGTACATAATCGGAGCCAATGTCATCCTCTGACTCTCTACAACTGTTCTGCATTtcctaaaaaatgtaaaagaaaatcaaagattaaaaaGGGACAATTATGCAAAATGTATGCTGCTGCCATCACAATATACACAACGTTAAAACGGTGAGAGTCTACAGGCTAAAAGTTTAACTTAGTTGGTTCTTTTTTGCACAGAGCCAACTCATCGGGGCTTAAATTTACTATATGAGATGAAAAAGAATCAACAAATCATCAGAAAGGACAAGCTGGCTCTCAGAAATCTGGTGTTTTGATTAATTAACTGATCCACTCATCTATTAATGAGATCGTCActgatttttctctctttctgtcaaC is a genomic window containing:
- the LOC108242808 gene encoding uncharacterized protein LOC108242808, with the translated sequence MMDSSAGNKSHMNFQGWGNQNGWPTTSTQGLAINPHSNSQHLCASSDQQPLYSHPQASNQSCSNNLNALSSAPNAAPHMLASNLILHNTAVPSASHLMSFAQQVPPTPSMQAAANQRKATLRSSLLQPCSSQHFPPLPANNPYKTFQTQLLSQTFPAQDQPFSLPSCGLSVNMSQATFGGHDGESAGVGGSSNSYVSSTSKEHPQWVPSSHDSRAVSDSTSAVQVNKQPSQETDGEKRSSILNQRAQLLKQLENIDKLLELLPPDDSNDGQAPSRAFQTETGDAQQLQPPEEESMSDEPEEPLSPAEPEEMQNSCRESEDDIGSDYVRQSDGSVSDCQSEGASDSEDYLSDSSSKSPTNESPTTQKNKEESEDPLSEEKNASPPEETHKTNQKKLSKAMVEPKSNQKEGHFYKRNYCLFCSKPVTKMSRHLTNLHSDKAKVAIAFQYPANSRERKKVWEKLINEGNFAHNKDVLKTGNGQLAVRVRPRKPAKSIDFVPCVYCLGLYKKKSLIGHIKRCPEKGKTEDETKIKNKRIMSKCALLTKNCDDLSEEFKNILGGMIYDEVTEIIMEDRIIVQFGEHMLNEIGHNVKRHEYLRQNLRHVARLVLEAQKSTPMQSLEDFLDPSNFRHVVSAVKVIAGYDPEKKTYNLPSLAYKLGYNLKKICGIVQHNAINSGDAKVQKSCETFLSLHDKKWKRLISSRALTGMRKTRRKNEKIVPFAEDVKCLYHHMENVYQLAVKKLRENACAENYAALATVVLAQVIAFNRRKSGEVAGVPIKAFMLRKRSGVLDDMDVSVSNLERTLCGFFSRVDIRGSCGRMVPVLLKPSFESAMELLINVRETCGVPSDNPFVFARPFVLSAYRGSHCVQRYAKECGAKNPAALTSVKLRKHFTTMLQLIHLDENEARQIFGPDNQIQALLQNNMCENTDMGHEDSDSNHKTKHIWKESEILAVEKHLMQFINERKVPQKDDCIRCLEAEPRALKQRSWTGVKDYVRNRITTLQRQSGSSKDGEPRLKEPQQSSVGSQPSIDQAAAEHHSVVSTSGLEPGTPNRQRAPGATSHTKSAAPRANKAREKGLKPKPKPKWSEAEVHAVEKHLMRLIKEHRLPQKDDCVRCLEAEPHALRNRSWKGVKDYVRNRITTLQRRSGLSGNPPKPSKRPRQKEAPQSSVRFQPSNRQEVATEHQSVDSTSSFGSVHLNQQVNEVTTSYGKTASPKTVKLRGKAAAASHPKTKHKWDEAEVSAVEKHMMSFISEYRLPQKDDCVRCLTAEPHALRNRSWKGVKDYVRNRITTSQRQSGFSGNSTKASKRPRQEKAQQSSRYYQQL